From Impatiens glandulifera chromosome 7, dImpGla2.1, whole genome shotgun sequence:
tatttaaataattggtttgttaaaattttgaaaacaaaaaaaataagattttgtttttgtaaataaattttagaagtattataattatatgatgataatatatatatatatatatatatatattaaataaaagatatttatattttgattaattaagtaagtaaaataaataatgataaacataaataagatgaagattaatttattagaaattatttaaaaaataacatataaactattatattaTGTCAACAAAGATTGTATAATTAGAGTTTACTAGTCTTCTTTCTTAGCAATTAAGTTGTCTAGGGAGAGAGACCAAGTATAGAGAGaatacttttaattaataaaatggaaTATTGTGATAAATTACATTATTCTAATCATTTAATACATGCTCGATttgttacaaatatatatttaaccgaGTAATTAAGTTAGTACAATCaacttttacaaaatttaaatggGTTATTAATTCTGTTTTTATTGCAAAAGATATATATTTGGGTGTAGTGTgctaactttaaatttatttatgataaaatttaagTCAAAGCTTGGAAACTAAGCAGTCTATAACCAAGTTGttctattttttctattatttttcttaatttttttcacaatttcttttattaagaaaattcaattatatatctTTAGTTTATgcaaaaacttaaatatatttgttagattaactgaaataaaaattaactaacaGATCTATGAAAAGGcagaaatatttttagtttagtccacttaaattgttattaatgaaagtgtatgaaatatatattatttttaagatgttCTTAATTTGGATCCTGAAACCGGAGTTGGGATgagtttgtataaaaaaataggtGGACTTAAAACGAgaatataaaaagtatttttttttaattagataaaagtttattaaattaaaaaattagaaacttatgaataatatttttatttttaggtgGGCTCCCATTTACTTAATAGATACTTAAATGAAATAGTATTAAACAggttaaaatgaaaattttataatattttaagtaagcTTATTAATGCTAGAGTTATTAATATTTCTATGAGCATGTTCAATTGATTCCTCGAGAATTCAATATATAGCTTATGAGATGAAACATTTGAATTAAACAAAtcatccaaatatattagataagattaagatttattttatgaGTTGCTTGCAGTTTCTTGTTTCAATCACAattagaacttgtttgattcttagttattttgatttaaaattagttgatgaaaaaacatgttatttgaatttttaatttaataaaaataaaataaaagtatttaattagTGAATTAACTAAAAAACTAATGTAGAAAATTTAGTTGActctatttcaatttaaaacgtGTTTAGTGagaatttaatttcataatcttAATTTATAGACAAGTCACTTAATTCTTAAACTAGGCTagtgaattaattatataattgaatagttgaaaatatttcatttgtGATATATGAGTGTtgatataaaacaaaataaaaattaacatgaaaTAATCTCTTAGCAATATTGAATGAGAGCTTTATgggttgatttatttaaaataaatcttacattatttaaaagtttgataagtgttgatttgaaaatttgtgtgtttttttaataaaaaaagtgaatgatatttaagtaaaaaatgttttagtatttaattaataaattaaataatcataattaattgaaagttgaTAAGATAATATTctattataaacaattttttttagaattaagtAATGAAAATTATCTTTGAAGCTATTGTAGGTTCTAGCCCTATATGTAATCTCTTTATTCCTTTTAACACATAAATAATTCCTAAAAcacacaataatttattatactttaaACGATaacttttttactttaattatccttgtatatttattgttaccatagatttttttttttaagaacacaaaaaaaacattaactaAGAACATGCATTGATGGGACGAAATATCAAAGAAATAGATTTCAAGAATCTGATGAGTCATACTCATATTAgaaacaatcaaacaaaaaatctttGTACCAGCATTAATTGCAAGTTCTATGAAGAaaacccaaaaataaataaatgctaACACTGCATGCATAATATTATTCCTCAAACACAAGTGAAGTAGTACCTGTAACAAAGAtcaaccaaaattaaaattttagactTTCAATATTGTTACACAtctacaaaaaataaataaattatttttcatactTGTGTACACAAACAATATGGACCCACCCATCTGATTTGAAACCCTTTCTAAATCTAGATCAATAAATTTACTTACAAAAGAATCTAATTCtatcaagtatatatatagaaacaTAACTTTGTTAGATTGACTAGATTTTTACCTAGATTCATACCCAAatccaaaaattattttcaaatggaTCGTTTACATTCTCCAATTGGAGCAAAACCCGGGAATTGGAAGTGAAAATGGAACAACATGATACTAACCTTTAGATGAGTTTTACTTCACTCGGGCATGCATTTTCTAATCCATAGTAGAAGAAGGGGGATCCTTGACATAGATGTTCTTACCAAACAACTTGAATGAAGAATAATTATCAACATTATCCTTTTCTAAAGATTCGTTAACGGTAGGAGGTGATTCAGAATTGTGGTcgttattgttgttgttttgaCTCTCGAGTGAAATGCTTCTTCCTGAGTGAGAATTAGATGTGGATGGTGCAAGGCTCGAGTCAGAAGAAAGTAGTAATCCGGGTTGGTGGTGCATAAAGTTAGGAGAAATGGGTATTTGATCATTTAAGTGGCGGTGATCTTGTTGCCTGGCTCCCTGCATGCCATAATTGCGAGCATGAATAGAGTAATGAATAGCGGCAGCAACAGAAACATTAACAGTGTTGTTTAATAGTCTTGTGCCGATAGGAAAGACatcttttattcttcttttagAACCTGATTTCTCAAAAGAAGCAGAAGAAGAAGCATAAAACAGTTCTGTTGGAGGCATATAGTGCTTGCATTCCACTTGCCATGGGCTTACTCTTTTGTTCATGTTTTCTAAACCTTCTTGCTTGTCCCATTCAACCTGCAAACAGACACCTCATCGcgtttaattaatcaaaaagaAAGAAACTCTTCATATATTCAATCAttgattcattcattcaatCATACATACCCAAAGCATTTTCCATGGAGAAGTTACATGCCATGGATTAGGATAATCAGGATCAGGATCAAGATCAAGATCAAGATCTAGATCAAGATCAGGAGTTTGAACCATAGATGGTGAAGTTACAGTGCCTTGATACCATACCATATTGGATGATGAACCATCACTCTGAACAGCCATCTTCACTCTAACTCCATCAGCCCAATTAAAAGAACAAGATTTCTGAACCAATTTGGAATTGACCACAAATTCAGACCGACCAGCCATCGGATAATAACTTACTTGAAAAGGCTTGTTTGCCGCAGCTAACTCTGCTGCCTCCACAACCAACTCTGTCGAAATCACACCTTCATCATCACCACCTTCCTGATCCCCATCCTGAACGAGACTATGAATCTCCCTCACTCTACGAATCCCAACATAATACTGATATGTACAAGTATTCTTCATAAACACAATAGAATCACCAGACACCAGTTTCTTAGCATCAACAAATATGCTCCAACCGGTCGAAAATAAATGCCGGGGAGGAATACCTCTATAGACATGACGAAAAACCCATTCACGACCCACAACATCCTTAAACGAAAGAAACTGCACCGGATTTCTTTCATCAAGATTCAACTCCGGAAGTATCAATTGAGCGCAAAGCTTAGGCACTGTAAACCCTCTTCTCTTATTCGCGTCAGACTTCGTCAGTTTCTTGCTGAATGTTTCAATCCTCTCCTCGACTTTGTTCTCGATTGCACCTTCAATTTTCAAACCGTCATCGGACCCGGAAATGGGCACTAATCGAATGCTAGCGAACAATTCGTCTGTTACAGAATTGGCTAGAAACCTAACGCCGGTAACGCGACATAGAATTAAGGGTTTATCATAAACCGCCGGAGAAAAAACAGGAGTTGATCGTAACTGCTCTGCATGACCTTCGGGGAAATAGTATACTGTTTCACCAATGGATGGAATTGAAAAAGAACCAACGCATGCTTTCCATACCATGGAATCTACTACAACCGGATGATGATTCGCCATTATTAGGGTTTTAcagagaagaagagaataatatTAATGGTCATGACACCATTGCAGAGCCAAGAAGATGAATTATTTAAGCTCAATTGTAGTGGATTGTTTCTTATAAAAGTGCATTCTTGTTTTATATTTGACAAAGTTTTGATTCTTGAATTCAAACAGTTCAATTTAAGGTTGATTActtgttagatttttattttcaagttaAAACATCCCTGATTAAGggtttatgttaatataaattattgtaattaacAGAATCTTGTAAttgtcttaaaataattattcaagcTGTTCTTTGaccttttattttgtttatttttattttattttggaagaTTTTGAATTTAATGTTGGATCATAGTTATTCTATCTGAATAATCATGGGTAATTTAaagtgattattatttttaatttatatataaattaagtaaCTAAATCTGTTAATTAATCTTCTTCAAAGTGAAAGGAATAGGTTAGTTTTAAGAgacaaaatctaaaataaagttatttttttaaaatataaccaaaataaaacttttcaattatatatataagagtataattatcttatttaaattggATATGACTCGTTGAATCAATATCAAGCATCTCCACATTGGGTTGACGAGTCGTTCTCATGTTCGAGTGAAATCAAATATGTTCATCACTTTATTACTCGAAGTTTTCATTGCACTACTTTAAGAAAATTCAAACATTGTCTGAATTTAATTAGAAGTAGTACATTGGTTCCAACATCATTCGTGTTATTTTCTGTTTCAACCTTACTGATTGAAACCACCCCTTGTGTTATATTCTGTCGAATTAAATGGTGATTGATATCCACGTGTTTTGTTCTGTCATGGAACACATGATTCTTGCACAAGTGTAGTGCACCTTGACTATTTGTGAACATTGTTGCAGGTCCTTCGAACACCATCAGTTCTTGTAGCAGACCCTACATCCACATTGTTTCCTTTACAACTTCAGTTGTTGTGATATATTTAGCTTTTGTTGTTGATAAAGTCACTACAGATTGCAACTGACTTTTTTAACTGATACAGTTACCATTCACCAAAACATAGAAAGCCAAAGTTGATTTCCTTGAGTCTTTATCTCCCACATAGTCTGAGTCCACGTAACCAATTACACTTTGCACCACTTCTTTTTTGTAACATATCCCCACATTAGTAGTTGATGGTATGTATCTTAGTAACCACTTCATTGCGAGTCAATGCTCACGGCCTGAACTCGCCATAAACCTGCTCAAGATACTAATCTCATGTGCAAAGTCTGACCtaataaatgattaagtgtgtttgtgggctatgtgtttaacccccttgtggccacatttttcacgggttcgatttcatctaaaagcattttgagtttaagcgagGGGCCATGGTTGTGGGATGTCATGCTAGTTTTCCTTTaattccaaatttttttttagtctGGTACGTACCATTGAGTACATCACTGACCCAACCACAATCGAATACGGAACCTTGTCTATGTCAGTCTGATCTGACATGGTTTTGCCGAATTCATACACGACATCAAATATTGATTCGTGATCGGCAACTTTACGCGTTTTTTTCGTCTCGTTTCGTTTCTTCCTAAAATTTACCCTAGCTTTAAGGGCGGTTTGTGCGATTCGAAAATTATCGACCCCATGCCTTACCTTCCTCACATTTTTCGACAAACTGAAGAACGTGGTCTTAAGCTGGAACTACCGAAGCTCTTCTTCAACTGAAAAACGAGATTAAAAACTTTTCTACCCGAACTCTAGATTTTTAATTAGCCAGGGTACACTGGGCATTATTAAAAAGTGAAATTCTTTCTTTCCTccttttttctattattttgaaACTCATTTCTTTGTTCCCCTTAGTAACCTCTACTTTAATGAGTCAACTCAACCGAGTTTTTGACCCTGATGGACTCAAAACCCAACGACCTTAAACCATCTTTTGGAATCAGCTTAAATGGTGCCCCTATCCCaagttatgtttttttaaagttcattttttatttaatcttcagCATCCTCGCGGTTTCTACATCTGAAACTTCAAATACCCACAACTTTTGATTTGGGGATCCTCATGTGATGAGCGAGTAGGAATTGAAAAGGACTTAGCCTTTCCTATAACTTTCATGTTTTGAACGCCAACAAATAGAAGTCGTACCGCACAGGAAAACAACTGTACTGTGACACCGAGAAATTAAAGAGATATGAAGTAACACAAGAAATCAATCGACACTCTTCACTCTAGGAATCCACCAAAAGAGTTTAGAGCAAGATAAATAGAAGATAAACTTCTAAACAAGCTTAAAGCTTAgagtaattattatatcaaaagtGAGTTGTCTTTCACGATTACAAAAAGGCCTACAAATAGGCAAAACTAAGAAGTTGGAACAACTCTCCAAAAAGaagtaaataaactttattactagataattaaatattatgacgGTCGATCTCCAAAAGTGACTATTTGAATTCTACCACACTtcattaatttgatcttatcttcttgaCTTCTAGAGGCTTCCCAATTCCAGCATCATTCTCCCCCGGTTGGAGAAGATTCGACATCGAATCTGGAACTTGTTCGTCATCAATGTATGGTGAAAGATCAGAAACATTGAACGTGGTTGAGACATCTTAGTTTCCTGGTAACTCCACCTTGTAAGCATTATCaccaatcttcttcaaaattctaaaaGGACCATCAGCTCTAGGCTGTAATTTTCCATGTCGACCTCGAGGAAAACGCTCCTTTCTTAAGTGAATCCAGACCAAGTCTCCTTCATTGAAAACATAACGCTTTCTATGCTTGTTCGCCACCCTTTGATATTTCTCATTGTGCTTGATAATTTCTTGACGAACTTTCTCATGCAATTGCTTAATATCCTTAGCACGATCTTCTCCATCCTTGCTTATATGATGAGTAATAGGTATTGGAGCTAGATCTATGGGAGTGATGGGATTCTTACCATAAACAACCTCGAACGGACTCGACCCGGTAGTTTGACTCGATGATCGATTGTAAGCAAACTTTGCTTGAGCCAAAACCTCATCCCATTGGCGAGGATTCTTTCCAATTAAACTTCTCAAAAGGTTTCCCAAGCTCCGATTTACAACCTCTGTATGTCCATCAGTTTGTGGATGGTGAGAAGAACTAAATTGAAGTTTAGTTCCAAGTTTCTTCCAAAGCGTTCGCCAGAAATGACTCATAAATTTCGAATCCGGATCAGAGGTTATTGTCTTTGGAATGCCATGAAGCCTCACAATctctttaaaataaagaatagcTACGTGAGTGGCATCCATTGTTTTGATGCAAGGAATAAAGTGCGCCATTTTTGAAAACCGATCAACGACCACCATAATCGAATCTTTGTTCCTTTGAGTGTGTGGCAGCCCAATAACAAAGTCCATACTCACATCTTCCCATGGACATAATGGTACCGGTAAAGGTGTGTACAAACCTGTATTTTGCCCATGACTTTTAGCAATATGACACACTCTGCACCTCTCTATGTACTTCTTGACATCTCGATCCATACGTGGCCAATAAAAATTTTCTTGTACGAGTGTATGAGTCTTTTCTCTTCCAAAGTGTCCCGCAAGACCTCTGTTGTGTGCCTCATCGATAGTTGTTAGCCTTAATGAACAATCTGGAATACATAATAATGTACCTTTAAAGAGataatcatcatcaatcaagaAAAACTTGAATGGAGCTTTTGAAGATTCCTCCCAAATTCTGCCGAAGTACAAATCATCTTTGTAGAGATCTTTTATCACCTCAAATCCAAGCACTTGTAACTGCAACGTAGACAACAAAGAATGTCTTCGACTAAGAGCATCTACCACTCGATTTAGCACGCCAGACTTGTGCTTGATCACAAAATTGAATGCTTGCAGAAACTCGACCCATTTTCCATGTCGCGGGTTCAACTTTTGTTGTGAGTTCAAGTACTTCAATGCTTCATGATTCGAGAAGAGAACAAACTCCTTGTGTAGTAGATAATGTTGCCAATGATCCAAGGTACGAACAAGGGCAAAGAACTCCTTGTCGTATGTTGAATAATTGCGTCGGGAGTTATTCATCATCTCACTAAAGAAAGCAATGGGTCTGCCTTCTTGGCTAAGAACTCCTCCGATCCCCACGTTAGAAGCATCACAATCTACTTCAAATACCCTTCCGAAATCTGGAAGTTGCAAAATTGGAGCTTCCGTGATTTTTTTCTTGAGAAGTTCAAAGCTTTTTAATGCTTCCTCCGTCCACTTGAAACTACCACCTTTCAAACATTCAGTTATAGGAGCAATGATAGTGCTAAATTTTTTGATAAACCTGCGGTAAAATGAAGCCAAGCCATGAAAACTCTGAATATCATGAATAGTCTTAGGGATTGGCCAACTTAAGATAGCTTCAATCTTGTCTCGATCCATCTTGATACCGTCGGAAGAAATATTGTAGCCCAAAAAGACGAGGCTGTCAGTGAAGAAGTGACATTTCTTCAAATTGGCATATAACTTCTGTTCTCTTAGCACCCTAAAAACTTGTCGAAGATGATTTAAATGCTCTTTTGGACTAGAGCTGTACACAAGAATATCGTCAAAATAGACAACAACAAATTTCCCAATAAATGGTTTAAACATGTGATTCATAAGTCGCATAAATGTAGAGGGTGCATTAGAAAGTCCAAAtggcataaccagccactcgTAAAGACCATCTCTGGTCTTGAAAGCGGTTTTCCACTCATCTCCAGGCCGCATTCGAATTTGATGATAGCCACTCCGTAAATCAATCTTAGAACCAATTTTGAAGCCGTGAAGTTGATCAAAGAGATCATCGAGGCGAGGAATAGGAAAACGGTATTTGATCGTGATTTTATTCACCGCCCTACTATCAACACACATACGCCACGAACCATCTTTTTTTGGCACAAGAAGTGCTGGCACAGCACAAGGACTCTTACTTTCTTGTATAAGACCTCTTGCCAGCAAGTCTTCAACTTGTCGCTGCAACTCTTCATATTCCTTAGGATTCATTCTATAAGCAGCTTTATTTGGGATTGACGCACCAGGGATTAGATCAACACAATGTTGAATATTTCGCATGGGAGGAAGACCCGTAGGAATCTCTTCAGGTACGACATCAACAAATTCTTGTAAAAGAGGTCGCACTTGTAGAGGAATAATATTATCTTCCTTGTTTTCTTTCAAAACCACCAATGCAAACGCCCCTAATGATTCATTCATTACATcctcaaattgtgatttggcgAGCAAATTATTTCCTTCTTCCTTTGATGGTTTAACAATGTCCTTCATTCTTGAAggtcccaaaattattttctcgCCATCTTTTATAAAAGTATAGGTATTTTTGAATCCATCATGTTGCGTTTTCCTATCAAATTGCCAAGGTCTTCCAAGAAGCAAATGACAAACATCCATAGGGATAACATCACACCAAACTTCATCTTTGTACTTTTCTCCAATAGAAAATTGAACGAGACATCAATTATTTACCTTTACTTCATTACCTTTCCGAAGCCATGATAATTTGTAAGGTCGAGGATGATTTTcggttttcaattgcagcttcTCCACCATAGCTGTAGCCACAATATTTTCGCAGCTTCCTCCATCGACAATGATGTCACACACCTTGCCATTTGACGTGCATCTAgtgtgaaaaatattattacgaaGCCATGAATCATCTGGAACATAAGTGGTGTTGAGGATACGCCGTATTACTAAAGCTTCCCCATAATCTTCATAAGTGATATCTCCCTCCTCGTTACATTCATCGTAAATTGGTGTTGTCtcttcattctcttcttcataCTCTTCCTCAACGAGAGTAATGATTCTTCGATTTGGACAATCAGCGGCAAAATGCCCGAACCCTTTGCACTTGAAATAAGTTTTTTGATTAGTTGGACCACTTGATTTTTCAAAACTAGCAGCACCACCATCCTTACTTGTAAAAGATTTATGTTTTACGTCTTTTATAGCTGGACAGTTCTTGGAAGTAGAAGCACTTCCTCGGTTATAGGCACCACCACCCGATGAGAAACGTCCCCCAAAATGACtcgattttttttgttgttttcaaCTTTGAGAGCCAACTGACATACATCATTATATGTCAAATATTGCTGCAATTGGACCACATTTCCAATTTCATATCGTAGCCCTCCAAGAAAACGAGCaatagtttgttcttccggctccAAAACATCGCATCGCATCATAAGATTTTCAAATTCAGCCACGTAGTTTTCCACAGATAGATCCTTCTGCCTGAAGTTGTGATATTTGAGAAAAGCATCTTGGCGATAATTATTCGGCAAAAATTTCCTCCTTAACTCCTTCTTCATTTTGTcccatgttttgatttttttcttgcCATCACGCACACGTTGCTTCTTAAGGTGTTCCCACCAAATGGAcgcatatttttttaatttgataaccACTAACT
This genomic window contains:
- the LOC124909926 gene encoding auxin response factor 8-like → MANHHPVVVDSMVWKACVGSFSIPSIGETVYYFPEGHAEQLRSTPVFSPAVYDKPLILCRVTGVRFLANSVTDELFASIRLVPISGSDDGLKIEGAIENKVEERIETFSKKLTKSDANKRRGFTVPKLCAQLILPELNLDERNPVQFLSFKDVVGREWVFRHVYRGIPPRHLFSTGWSIFVDAKKLVSGDSIVFMKNTCTYQYYVGIRRVREIHSLVQDGDQEGGDDEGVISTELVVEAAELAAANKPFQVSYYPMAGRSEFVVNSKLVQKSCSFNWADGVRVKMAVQSDGSSSNMVWYQGTVTSPSMVQTPDLDLDLDLDLDPDPDYPNPWHVTSPWKMLWVEWDKQEGLENMNKRVSPWQVECKHYMPPTELFYASSSASFEKSGSKRRIKDVFPIGTRLLNNTVNVSVAAAIHYSIHARNYGMQGARQQDHRHLNDQIPISPNFMHHQPGLLLSSDSSLAPSTSNSHSGRSISLESQNNNNNDHNSESPPTVNESLEKDNVDNYSSFKLFGKNIYVKDPPSSTMD